The following nucleotide sequence is from Ornithodoros turicata isolate Travis chromosome 2, ASM3712646v1, whole genome shotgun sequence.
TTACGATGTAAATACAGAATGAGATGTCTAGAAGAATGCATAGCTCGCCATACAGTATCTCGCGGTGGAAGCAGACTTGCGTGTATCTTAAATTATCCACTCAACTTATTCtgtcttaaatactttttgggAGAAACTTAGTCATGGAAGTAATGTTAAAAATCGGTATTTAGACTTGAACATAGATACTTTTGCCCCCTCTCCCGTCCCTCACTCGATCCTTCCTACTAtcctctgtctgtctgtccacgtctctacgccgctcatagccacagctgcttcacggcgctaacacggaacaaaaaaaaattatgaatactttttggaagtaacttgtaCTCATTTCGTAAGGTATTTCAATGGTGTTTCCTTCCATCTTTTTCGGGAGACAGGAACGACtacgtcggcccaggacgcatactaacacccctgtcccccactccttcctgctgtcctctctccatctgtccacatctgtacgccgctcatagccacagttgcttcgcggcgctaacacggaattaaaaaaaaagaaaggaacgacTACAAGAAGATGAACTCCGTTGTGATACTTGAGCATAACATCCGGTGTCAGCGCGAGCGGCATTATCGCGCAAGTTGTCCGCGGAGGGAAGTGTGTATGCGCCAGGAAGATATGGGGGGAATACAAGAGTATCCGAATGAGTACTATtcgtttttatctttttatcttCACTTTGTTTGCTTATGTTTGACACTGAATTTAACGATTGTAACTTGAAAGTATCTTGGAAGTAGCGAGTTACTTTTTTGCTCGAGCTTTTACTCAGTTACTCGAATACTTTTTACTGTTGAGTATTTACTATTGAGCGCTCTCCCAGTTTGTGTTTCGCGTGGCGCTCAGTAACTTAACGTAAATGCTTCTTTGAGCGTCTTGTAAAAAAAGCCGAAtctttgtttttcattattgttttcgttttttcgtccttgctgggaatagcaagccgccgtagtgCAGGCTAATCTAACCTTTCCCtcatttcttttttaaataaacatatatccccccgAATGTGAAGCGACATCGCTTACGTGCCCCCTCCTTGTCTTGTGCAAGTCAACGAAATGCTCGCCCTCTTGCGGTAAGCAGCGCAGCCAGCGAAACAAGGGTCGCCAGAAGCTGTACCGCTGTACTGTGTCCGGTAGGGCGAAGCGGTAGGATTATGGAGTTCCCTGAGAAGGGTCCGTCAAAAAGCAAACGAAATTGCTCAGTTCCACAATGCAATAGCATACCAATGAAACATAGAACCCTGTCGTTTCACAGTTTTCCTAGCAAAACAGACACATGCCGTCGCAACGGGGAAACTGTGAATCGGCGACAGGAATGGATACGCCTGCTCCGGATTGGGAAACCCGTGACACGTGCAATGTCTGTGTGCTCCAGACATTTCACTAAGGACGACTACTTCTTGCCTGGTGAGTAATGTCATCTTCGCTTTATATGCACGAGTTGCACACATGTTGCATACGTTCTTTGCTGATATGCGTGATTGCAGCACGCACGTATGGGCGTGGAATTTCTTGTGAATTCTCTCGGGGCTAATTTTCTGGATCCCTTGTGCTCAAAAGCACTGAGCGTTGAAAGCTTTAAAAAAGTTATTTCCTTCCTACACCCGCGTATCAACACggatgtgtgtgcgcgcgcgcgtgtaaTATGGGGAACGCGGCGTTCCCGATGCTACGCACATTATGTTGCCTTCATCGTTTCCGGGGTTCTTAGTGCAATATTGCCAACTAGCCTACATTTTATCCCTTCTTCTGCAACTTATCTTATTCTAGATATCGAATGCCAGACAAGACGTCTAAAGAAAGGAACAGTGCCATCAGAGAACCTGCCACAACTGTCCACCCATGATGCTAGAAAAGCAAAGAGGATGCAAGAGCTGCAGCAGCAGCGACAAGCTAGACACCTCAAGCGTTCAAGGAAGGAAAACTTCACAAGTGATATGGCACCAGATGACGACGCTCAAAACGTACGACACTATACCTTCACACTTACATTGAAGCAACGTGTTTAAAATGTAAACCATTTATTTTGGCTCAGTGGTGGTTGTCATTTTTATCACTGATGTTAACACTTCTAACGATATTTTCAGGATTACTCCTTCTGTGGTGAGGAAGGACATGGCGTGCACAATGAACAGGTGCATGGTTGTGACACTGAAGTCATTATTCGAGAAGCAAGTCAAGCTGCAGACCTCGCATCAGTTCTGAAAGACATAGGAATTAAGGAAAACAAAGGCATCCAAGTGACGTCAGGGGACATTGGATTTAAATTTACAGAGCTTGTAAATGAGAAAAATGTGAAGTCCATTACAGGTATCGGCAGTATGAAGTTACTTGACAAACTAGCCAGTCTTCTAGAGGAAATGCTAAAAACAACTGGCAACAATGTACTCAACTGGCAAGACAAAGTTATGATGACAATGATGGTACTCAAGCACACTTTCCCATTTCATGTGCTATGCCATATGTTTTTTGTATCACCAACAACCTgcagctctgcggtgaaaaatGACCATAAAGTCACTGTCCGCTCTGCTCCGATGTGCTGTAGTTTGGCCCTCAAAAGAAGAAGTGCTGGAAAACATTCCAAAGTGTTTCAAGGATTTTTCGCAAACAAGGGTGATCTTCGATTGCACAGAGGTGAGCGTGGGAGTGCCCAAGTGCCTTAGATGCCGCATCAATACCTATTCCCATTATAAGAAGGGGCATACCGTGAAATACATGATTGGCGTTTCACCAGGTGGTTTGATCACCTTCGTCAGCAAAGGATATGGAGGCAGAGCCTCTGGTAAGGCTATTTTTGAACAAAGTGGACTAGTGAAGGATCTCCTCCCTGGTATTGATAGTGTGATGGTCGACAAGGGCTTTCTGATTGACTCTATCTGTGAGAAGCACCTCATCAATGTGATTAGGCCACTTTTCCTTCGCCAAAAGAAGCAGTCTAGAAAATCGGAGGCTATGAGAACAAGAAAGATAGCTGCAGCAAGAGTACACGTTGAGAGGACCATACAGCGTATAAAGCTCTTCAAGATCCTTATCCATAAGTTGACATGGAACATGGTCCCATTTGCTGATGACATGCTGTTGATATCAGCTGCCCTCACCAATCTATCAAGGTCAATTATAGGCGAAGACAAGTTCCTTTGACATCTTGAGTGAAGTGAGTGAAACAAGGAAGTGTAGTGGTGTGTAATGAAAGTAATGCATTGATTGTAAATACTgtaaataaattgtaaatacTGTGATTGTTAAAATAAAAGTGGGAATTTACAAGCCATAATAGCCCGTAATGTTGGAAATAACTTCAGAAATTGGCAGCTTTCACCTTAGCCTCCACTCATTTCATGACACAGCACAATATTGACACATGGTACGCCACCGTGTAGATTTACATGATTTTAATTCAGGGCCCCATCACTAACTTACAGGCTGTGCACAGAGTGCTGAAAGTACATGTTCAAAATAGATGTTGTGTAAGCGTGACACCATTTTCTACAGAAACTCATAATCAAATTTGACGTTAATGACATGCACAGcgttataaaaaaaaagctgcatatATTACAAAGTCACACTGGCATACATTCAAGATGGCCATGCCCAGTTGCACTTGTGCATACTAGGTATGCCTTTTCTTCAGTTCGTAGTTTTCACCATCACTTGCTAGGAACTTGCAGCTAGCCACCACTTCTGTTGCACACACTTGCTTCCCTTTCACAGGGCACTTAATTTCCACAAGCTTACATGGGGATCCTGCTTCCATTACCACTCCATCTGGAGAACAAGCTAGCCAGGAATTTTTGTAGACACCACCAGCACACAAGTGATAACCTTCCTTTGCATGACTTCTTCATATCTCAGCCTTGCAGCTTCTTCGTTGTCATTGCCATATCTTGTTGCACTGTTGGCTTTGAATGATGAATGCAAGGTGCTTAGAACTTTTTGGTGCCAGTCCCTCTTGCTGTAGGTAAACAAGGGGTAGCATGTTGTACCTGAAATAACAGAACCTGTTTATAGGTATAGCAATACTATACAAAAGAAGGGGTATGCAGCTAGCCAATTCACTCTCAAATGTGGCATCTTAATTATCACAGCACCATTAATCAGAGCTCTGCCATATTCACTTCACATTGGAAGGTAGCATGTGCAACAAGAACGCTTGTCACATCACAGTGTGGTAAAAATCAGGTACAGAAATTAATCTTGACTGCAACATGTGTATGCATTACCATACTTTGACGAGTGCACTCATTATCTTGTCATTTGAGTGTCAGAATTTAAGCACAGCTCTGTACCAGTTTTTCGGTTCCTTCGTTGGGTCATCCAGATCAACTTATCCTTGTAGGTATCATGTAGAATTTTTTCTGCTTCGTCCTTTGTGATAACGATGTTGTCCTTGTAGAACTGCATTGTGTCAGCACTAGGTGTGAATGACAGCTGTTTCTCCGCCAAAGCACCCATCACAGTACCAGTCTCCGCATTTGGCAAGATTTCCGACCATCCGTTGCTCTGTTTGGTTAGGCTGGAAACATAGTACAACAAATATTATGTTAGCTTTATTCTTAAGAATCGGAATACAATCAATTCACAGCTGCTAATATTACCATTGCGATGTGGAATAAACTACGGATTTGGAAATAAAGCTCGTTCAGACACACACAAGATCAATGTAGAGAATGCAAATCATGTGGTTTGTGATAGGTCCTGTATTTTCTGGGGCCACAGAGTGCTAAGCTAGAATGAGCTTTTCTGAAAGTATTTCATGCGCGGCAAAGGACCCTGTGGCCCTCAGCACTCCAAATGTGCTAAAATCAATGTTCGGTTGAAGATAATGAACGTCATTACCCGACAACTTGTTTGGCCCGCCTCCGtgttctggaaaaaaaaaagatattagAAGATCGGTGATGATCGAAACACATTTTTAACAGCAGCAATATCTTTTACGCTTCCCACCTGCCTACAGAACTGCAGCAACCCGGTTATACAAAGGTGAAACATACCGATGCTGACTGAGCACAGAGTCTGGACAAAGCTCCTGAATCTCAGTCATTATTCTTGCACGTTTGTCAGCGCTAACAAGAAATAGCACTGGCAGCTGCTCGACATGGCAGCGGTCCTCCAGTCTTGTTGGCGCATCATACATAGTTCTGTTACGTTTGTTTCCTTTCCAGGAACACTCCGAGTCTGTCACACTCAGGTGTTCAAGGTTGTGTATCCCTTGCCTGCAAAAGGACAAATAATAACGCAGAAGAATCACGACACAGAAAATGTTTGTTTGCATGATATGCACATGAGGGTCACTTGAGAGGAAAGGGAAGCTTCTAAAGACCACAGcgatttttctttcttattgttTTGTGGGATATTTCAGAAAAGCGTCATAATTGCTTGACTTGCTGCACACACGAAGAACAGCCCAGGCATGCAAAAGTGACGAACGACATTGTCTAGCCTAATCATATTGCGAAAATTCAGTATTTTGATAAATACGCGGTGCAGACACCAAAAGGTAACATAGGAAGAGGAGCTTTCCACACAACGCGGGAGACCACAAATGTTTTCACGTATCTGTTACACATCAGGAGTTCTGCAACTGCGTGCTTACAGCATTCAGATTGTCCAGCCTTGCAACTGCACGTCAAAGGCATTCACTCGAAACGTAGACTCATCCGCGATGCTTGAAGGTGTCGCTGTTACGGTGTGGGAATCTCCAGATAATGCGCTGGTCGACAAACACAACGCAAATATTGACAGTTCGTCACCGCACTCCTTCGAGATGCCACACATTATAACATGCCCCGCATCCAGAACACACTCTCCTTCGTAAAGGTTTCGGGAAACCTTAGTGGCAttaacaaatgcttgtatttcGGAAAGCGACAACTTCTTTGTGCATTCCGTCACGGAACCGACCCTTGTCTCAGCCGCCATATTTGAGCTACGCTGCTGCCCCCAATCGGTCGTTGGAGTGGCGAATACATTGACTACTTTGTGCGCGTTGTAAGTTTAGCCAGAACACGGGTGTCGCCATTAATTATCTCGCATAAATCACGTCCGCTCGCAGTTTGTTATTGGTGGACAAGGTTTAAAAACACGCGTGCATCTTTCGCGGCAACCACGCCCACTGGGACACGCCCAAGTAAACGGCCGTCACACCTCTAAAATTAAACGTCGCCAGACGACCCCGGGAAGCCGGCTCATCGGCGTTCATTGATCTTCTTTCTTTTACCGTTCCATTTCTTGTCTCAGCAGCTGCTTAGCACACGCGTTCTCTTTTCTCGGTGTGAAGATTCCCTCCGTATCTCCGGCGCACTTCTTGCGTCAAGCGCGTAATAGTATAATCGAGCAACCTGCTGCGATGCGATGTTTGTGGTCGTGCTACTCTGCCCACCGAAGGGAGAGGCTTGCTTTGTAGACGGTGGCAAGTTGCACTCAAAGGTTGAAGTTGTGGTCgagatggtgatggtgatgtgaaaaaaaaaaaaaaaaaaatacagaagaaaaaatagGGAAAGTGGTGGTCGTCTTAGCGTGACATTAAAATATTGAATGCAACTGTACACCGAATCAATTTTGAACTATGGGGCACACTCACGGTAAGGTATGATAGTGGATATTGAGATCTAGCACCACAAAGACCTCTGAGCCGAACAGCTAATTATGAAAGTGCCCAAATTATTGCAAAAGCCTCCTTTTCGATAGTTGCCCATCGCGTCTGCGTAGGAGGGAGTTTGCAGCTGGCAAACGATATTGGCTGTTCCACATCCCCTCCAATCTGAGCCAAACGAGCTCCAATGGCAAacttggatgatgatgatgatgttaggAGAAAAAATATGGGGATTTGAGTCCGCTAGAAGCGTCAGTGAACAGCCAGTGCGGTTTCGATGGATCAGGCGTCGCGAGAAGCGTGAAATAATGGTGcagtgatgttacacgtaaggtttgtctgcccagtgtggcgacacgtttcacgtgccgcagggtaggactgcggatgaTTTCGACCACtggggggaggggatatgtttattaagaaagaaagaaaggaaaggttagccaggccactggggttcttttgacgtgcaccgAAAATCTCCGACACATGGTGCTacaagcaatgtttacctcccccacattgctactgtcgtcggccgggatcgaacccgcgatcttgagctcagcaagccaacacacCCTTCCACCctcacagcgcacccttccacccctgcgaaacagtgaactcacccgcttccggcggtcgctagggtgtcgcgccgcagaaaaagtacgtcgc
It contains:
- the LOC135384757 gene encoding uncharacterized protein LOC135384757 — its product is MTIKSLSALLRCAVVWPSKEEVLENIPKCFKDFSQTRVIFDCTEVSVGVPKCLRCRINTYSHYKKGHTVKYMIGVSPGGLITFVSKGYGGRASGKAIFEQSGLVKDLLPGIDSVMVDKGFLIDSICEKHLINVIRPLFLRQKKQSRKSEAMRTRKIAAARVHVERTIQRIKLFKILIHKLTWNMVPFADDMLLISAALTNLSRSIIGEDKFL